The Shewanella mesophila genome contains the following window.
CAGTAAGTTACCTTGGGTCTTATTGATCTTAGTGTCCGGATTATTGGTACTCGGCGGTGGTATCGCCTGGCAACGACTAACCCTGTTACAGCAAGATAATTTGCAATTGACGCAAACCATTGAGCGAACCGTGTCTAATGTTTTGCCTGCGAGGTCGACTCAGGTTGTGCCACCTGTTGCTGTTCCAAATAATATACTAGATAAATCGACTATCGCTGCTGATACAGGTGTTGATGAGGTTAATGTCGCTCAATCGCCGATGGTTAAGGGGGCGGTGACTGATAGTCTGGATCAGGTCAAAGGCTCGGCCAAACAGCAAGTGCTAATCGCTGATGACAATGGGCCTAAAGATACTGAAGCTGCAATGGTTACAGCTAATGCGTTAGCGAGTTCTAAAACTAACGCTGAGCCTGACACCGCCGTGGCAGAGGTTACCGTAGAAAAGATCACTAAAGCGCCCAGCGCTAAGCCCAGCACAAAAAGTAGCGGCTCTGGCAGCGGAGCGATGGCGATAACTGAAGTTAGGCTATCGCCAACAGAGCTAGCACAAAAGCGTTTTGGATTAGCTCAGTCGGCACAAAATGACGGGCGTATAAAACAGGCTCAAGCCTTGTTTGCCGAGGCGGTTAAGATAAATCCTGCTATGCATGAAGCGCGGCAGCATCTAGCTGCACTCTATTATGGCCAAGGTATGTTATCTGAGGCTGAATCGGTATTGGCTCAGGGGTTGGTATTGTATCCGCAAGAATATGATTACGCGTTATTGCAGGCTAGGGTATATGAAGCGGCGGGGCTATTGGATAAGGCGTTAGTGGCACTGACTCAGATCCCCGATAGCAACACGTTAGCAAAACAAAAATGGACCATGCAAAGCCACCTTGCTCAGCAGTCCAAGGCGTACGAGTTGGCGGAGCAAAGCTATCGAAAGTTAGCTCGAGCTGAGCCGCAGCAGGCGAAGTGGTGGATGGGGCTGGCCTATGCGTTAGATTCTCAGAGTCAGTTTTCAGCCGCAAAGCAAGCCTATCAGCAGGCGTTAGCTCAACGGGGTTTGTCAAATCAAGCCATTGCTTTTATCGATAGCCGTTTAGCGCAGTTAGGAGAGATCGAGTGAAACCCAAGTTAAAAATGCGTTTAGGTGACCTATTGGTACAAGAGCAGATCATTACCAATGACCAGCTGATGCAGGCGTTAGCCGAGCAAAAAAATAGTGGTAAAAAGCTTGGCCGCACGTTAATCGATCTCGCCTCTATTACCGAAGATCAGTTGCTGCAGTTTTTATCACAGCAGCTCAATATCCCCTTTTTAGATATCAGTCGCCGAGCCATTGCGCCTCAGGTGGTCAATCTATTACCCGAAGTTCAGGCAAGACGTTATCGAGCCTTGATCGTTGAAGATCTGGGGGATAGCGTATTGGTCGCCATGAGCGATCCCGCCGATCTGCAGGCGATGGATAATATCGAGGTGCTACTGGCACCCAAAACCATAACCATTGCGGTTGTCACAGAGACTCAGTTACTTGAGGCGTTTGATAATCTTTATCGCCGTACGGGGGAAATCGCGCAAATTGCAGGCAAGCTAGATGAAGAATACGCTGCCGACGATCAATTTGACTTAGCCAGCCTCACCGATGTCGATAGCGATAATGAAACGACTGTCGTTAAGCTATTACAATCGATATTTGAAGATGCGGTGCAGATGCGAGCGTCGGATATTCACATCGAGCCAGGTGATAAAGTGTTGCGAATTCGCCAACGTATAGATGGCCAGTTGCAAGAGAATATCTTACCAGAGGTGAATATCGCCGCGGCCTTAGTGCTTAGGCTGAAGTTGATGGCGGGGCTTGATATCTCTGAAAAGAGATTGCCTCAAGATGGTCGTTTTCATATGGAGATCAAAGGCCATCAGATCGATGTACGTATGTCGACTATGCCTATATATCACGGGGAGTCCGTGGTGATGCGTTTGCTGGATCAATCGGCAGGCTTATTAACCTTAAACGAAACTGGCATGCCACCATCGATGCTCGCCAGGATACGCAAACAGATAAAACGTCCCCATGGGATGTTATTGGTGACAGGGCCAACTGGTAGCGGTAAAACAACCACCTTGTACGGCGTGTTAAGTGAGCTTAATACCGCCGATAGAAAGATCATTACCGTTGAAGATCCTGTCGAGTATCAGTTGCCTCGAATTAATCAGGTGCAGGTCAACCATAAAATAGGGTTGAATTTTTCTAATGTACTTCGCACCACACTGCGTCAAGATCCCGATATCATTATGGTCGGTGAGATGCGTGACCAAGAAACTGTTGAAATTGGTCTTCGGGGGGCGTTAACGGGTCACTTTGTGCTGTCGACCTTGCACACCAATGATGCAGTAACCAGTGCCTTGCGTTTGCTTGATATGGGCGCGGCGAGTTATCTGGTTGCTAGCGCATTAAGAGTGATTGTGGCGCAGCGACTCGTGCGCCGAGTTTGCCAAAATTGCGCTCAAGCTTACCAGCCTAGCGCCCAAGATATTGCTTGGTTAAAGTCGGTAACCCATCAAGATTTCTCCGAAGCGACCTTTAAAATGGGCACTGGCTGTCAAAGTTGCAATGGCAGCGGTTACCGCGGTCGTATAGGGGTATTCGAGATACTTGAACTCGATGACGGGATGATCGATGCGATGCGCAGTGGAAATCCGCAAGATTTCGCCGCTGCCGCCTATAATAGTCCTAACTTTACTCCGCTGGCCGAGTCTGCACTCGAATATTTGGCCCAAGGATTGACCACCATTGAAGAGGTAGAAAAACTCGTTGAGGATGTCTCTGAAAATCAAATTCCTCTCTCTACCGAGATGATTAACCATTCGAAGGTTGAGGGCTAATTATGCCTGTTTATCAGTACCGCGGACGTGATTCTCAGGGCAAAGCGGTAACGGGTCAACTTGATGCGGTTTCTGAGAGTGCGGCGGCGGATCAACTTATGTCTCGAGCGGTTATCCCGCTAGAGCTTAACGAAACGAAACCTAAGCGTGAATTTAACCTTGGCAAGTTATTGAAGGGCAAGGTGGGCTTAGATGAGTTGCAAATTTTCACGCGGCAGATGTATTCGTTAACCCGTTCAGGTATTCCTATATTACGCGCGATTGCAGGGCTCGCCGAAAGCACTCACTCTAAAAGGATGAAAGAGGCGCTGCGAGATATTTCTGAGCAGCTAACCTCGGGGCGTCCGCTATCTTCGGCAATGAATCATCATCCTGATGTGTTTGATGCACTCTTTGTGTCTATGATCCACGTGGGTGAGAATACGGGCAGGCTAGAGGATGCCTTTATTCAGTTATCTGGTTATATCGAGCGTGAACAGGAAACGCGCAGGCGCATTAAGGCGGCGATGCGCTATCCGATTTTCGTGTTGATAGCCGTGGCGCTGGCAATGGTTGTATTGAATATCATGGTGATCCCCAAATTTGCCGATATGTTCTCTCGTTTTGGTGCTGACTTGCCTTGGGCGACGAAATTGTTGATCGGCACCTCAAACTTCTTCGTGAATTATTGGTATCTATTGCTGGCGGGCTTAGGGGCCATGTTTATCGGTATTCGTTATTGGCACAACAGTGAAAAAGGTGAAAAGCAGTGGGATGAGTGGAAGCTAAAGATCCCTGCAGTGGGGAGTATTATCGAACGCTCGACCCTGTCACGTTATTGCCGCAGTTTTTCAATGATGCTGAGCGCTGGAGTTCCCATGACGCAGGCATTAAGCCTTGTTGCCGATGCGGTCGATAATGCTTATATGCATGATCGTATTGTTGGCATGCGCCGCGGTATTGAGTCCGGTGACTCTATGCTACGGGTATCTAACCACAGTAAACTATTTACCCCATTAGTGTTGCAGATGGTTGCGGTAGGTGAAGAGACGGGGCAAATCGATCAACTGCTTAACGACGCCGCCGATTTCTATGAAGGTGAAGTCGATTATGACCTTAAAAACCTGACCGCAAAGCTTGAACCTATTTTAATCGGGATTGTAGCTGTGATCGTGTTGATCCTTGCTTTGGGTATCTATCTACCGATGTGGGATATGCTCAATGTGGTCAAGGGCGGAAAATAAAGTGAAGCATCACAGATTAACTAAGGTATTGGCATAAAGTATGCAAATTCAGCAGCAAGCCGACAGTGAGCTAATTCAAGTCTATGGCAAAATAGTGGCTATCGCTGTGATGTTGCTAATCTTGGCGGTATTAGGCTTCCGTTTTGTTGGTAGTGTCGACAAGGTTTCTGCTCAGGGGCTTAAAATTGAACATGCGCGGCTATTAAATGTCTTAGCTATGGTGAGGTCTCAGTGGATGTCTCAGGGACGGCCAACACAAATGATGCTCGATTGGTCTACAGCACTAGACAGAGGCGGTGGCGAACAAAATATCATTTTAATGAGCAATCAAGGTTGGCCGACATTGGATAAGATCAGCGAAAATAGCTGTAATCAGCTTTGGTGGCAGTTACTTGGCTCAAAAAACAACCTAGCTCAAGTTACAACCTCACGGGGGATTGATGGGGATATATGTAGCTTTATTGCTAGTAATGGTGATCGATTAAGTTATCAGCTGAGCACCGGACGTGTTATTTTTTTGACAGATCACTAAATTATGCGATAACAATAGTCTCTAATTTTTGTTTAACTGATAGAATTAACAGGATTATCTAAGAGATAAGGCATGACTATGACAAGCATTATGGCGACAAAGAAGCAGCAAGGGTTTTCTCTTATTGAGTTAGTCATTGTGATAGTGATCCTTGGTATCTTAGCTGCGACCGCAATTCCTCGTTTTTTGAATGTAACTGACGATGCCGAAGACGCTAGCGTCGATGGCGTGTCTGGTGGTATTGCCACCGCAGTCAGCTTTGTACGTTCACAGTGGGAAGTCGATGGCCGCAACAATAACAGTGTGGTGTTAGACGGAACGAATATCTCATTGGATAGGCGTTTTGGATTCCCTACAGGATTAACTTCAGGAAGTAACGTGGTGAGCGCAACGGCCATGACCAATGCATCATGCCAAGAAGTTTTCGCTAATATTTTGCAAAATGCACCGCGTAATGTGTTGGTGACGCAAGATGCACGTAACCAGCGTTATACCGCTCGTGTTGTCACTGGCGCAGGCGGTAATGGTGTCACTATCGATGGCACCACGGTAAACAACCTAGATCTATGTGTGTATCATCAGGTGTCTTCACTGACGCTTGATCAAGCTAGTGGTATACCGACGCCAGCGCCTGATTTAGCCACAGCAGGTGCAAAAGGGGTGTTATATAACCCAGGTACTGGGCAAGTATTGAGTTTTACCAATTAAACGTTTTTTCTAACAACTTGTATTTTAATAGTGTGTGTTTCTAACAGTAGAAGTGCAGTCGATATAATCTTAAGGGATGTTAAATATGAATAAGCAAAAAGGCTTTACGCTTATTGAGCTAGTAGTGGTGATTATTATTTTAGGTATTTTAGCGGTGACCGCCGCCCCTAAGTTTATCAACTTGCAGTCAGATGCGCGTGCATCAACATTAGATGGACTCAAAGCGTCTTTGCAAGGTGCTAACTCTCTTGTTTACTCTAAGGCTGCGATTCAAGGGCTCGATTCTAAGGCTACTGCGACGGTAATCATCGATGACAAGGGTGATACGGATGAGAGTAATGATGTTACGGTTGATGCTGTATATGGGTATTTGAATAATGCGTCTGCTGACCTTGTTAAGGTACTTGATATTGATACTACATCTACGTCTCCCGAGTGGACAATTGTCGATACGCCAACGGCGGTTACTACAACGATAACTGGCGCAATTATCATCCATCCAGGTGATAAAGCCCCATCAGACACCGCCAAGTGTTGGGTTGAATACAAGCATCCTGCAGCTAAAGGTGCAGCCCCTACCTATAAAGTTGAAGATTCAGGTTGTTAATTAAGGAATTTTAAATAATGAATAAGCAAAACGGTTTTACACTAATCGAATTAGTGGTTGTTATCATCATTTTAGGTATTTTAGCGGTTACCGCTGCGCCTAAGTTTATCAACTTGCAATCCGATGCTCGCGCGTCGACCGTGAAAGGGTTAGAAAGTGCGATAAAAGGTGCTGATAGTCTGGTGCATTCCAAGTCGCTTATAGCGGGAAATGAGACTGTAGCAAGTACTGAATCCCCTGCGCCTAAAGTAACTGTTGCTACTGGAGAAACCGTTAATTTGAATTATGGTCATGCGACACCAGTATGGACTGATAGCTTAGATAATATGTTAGATATTAATGCCGCAGCCTCAGGCACTGGTACTGAGTGGCTATATGTTCCTGCTGCAGATGCTAAAAGTATTTACTTTTATCCTCAAGGGCAAAATAGCCCTATAGCGACTACAGATGCTGGTACTTGTTATGTTCAATATGTGAATGATTTAACTGCATACGGTCCCATTACAGTAAATACTGTTGTGACAGGTTGCTAGATTCATAACCTAGAAAAAGGCCTGCATAGCAGGCCTTTTTTGTCTCTGGGGATAACAGAAATATCTGAAATAGGTGGCATTATTTGCCATACTGATTAAGTTGTTAGAAAATATAGCGCTATCAGCGGTTTGTGGGCGGATCATCAATGGAAAAACAGCAAGGCTTTACCCTTGTAGAGCTAGTGACCACCATCATGTTAATTGCCATTTTGTCTGTGGTGGTCTTGCCGCGTTTTTTTACTGGTTCCAGTTATAGTGCCTTTACCCTGCGTGATGAGTTTATTGGCGAGCTGAGACGAGTACAGCTGATGGCGATGAACAATCAAGATCGCTGTTATGGCGTGAACGTGACGGCCAGTGATTATCGTATGATGATCTATCAAACAGACTGCAGCTCGACGATAGTCACAGGTACGACGCAAAATCTCCCTAGCAACACAGCAATCAATCTTAACGGTAATACTAGTTTTGCATTGGTGTTTGCCCGTGACGGTGGCATCACATCCTGCGGCGCTGGCTGCGTCATCAAGGTGAGCGCCGATGAGACCTTAGACATTACTATCGAAAGTCAGGGATATATCCATGGGCGTTGATATTAAAGCGATTGCTCACTTGAACGAGGTTAATCCTGAGATGCCTAAGGGCGTAAGTTTTCACAGTGTCACAGCTTATCACAGGATGCAAGGCTTTACTCTAATCGAACTTGTTGTTGGCATGTTGGTACTAGGCATAGCCTTAGTGATGTTATCGACTATGCTATTTCCTCAAGCCGATCGCGCAGCCGAAACCTTGCACCGTGTGCGCTCGGCCGAAGTAGCCCATTCGCTGTTAAATGAGATTTGGGGTAAGCGTTATGATCAAAACAGCAATCCCAATGGTGGTGTTCCAGCGTGTGACGCCGCTGCACGTTCCGATTTAGGCCTTCCTGCTGGGGATGCATGTACCGACGAAGTTGATTTTGGCGCAGCAGGCTTAGCGCGAAATGCTTATCGCGATGTCGACGATTATCATGGCTTGACTCAATCAAGCCAGATGCTGAACTCCTCTCGAACCTATGCCGAGGAGTACGTCAACTACCAGCTGTCGGTCAGCGTGACTTATCCTTATAGTGATAAAAATAGCAAGCTGGTTACGATAAATGTGACTACTCCAAATGGTGAAGTGATCACTTACAATGCTCTGCGGAGTAACTATTAATGAATGCGGATAACAGGCGATGAATAATCGTTTCAGTGGCCTTAAAGCGCGCAGCCAAAACTTAGGTTTTACCTTAGTTGAGATGGTTACTGTTATCATCATTCTCGGCATTTTAGTGGTGGGAGTCAGCAGTTTTGTTATTCTCGGCACTCGTATTTTTATTGAGTCGACATCGGTCGATCAAGTCTTGAGCCAGAGCCGCTTTGCCATCGAGCGTATGACCCGTGAGCTACGTAATGCGTTGCCTAATAGCATTCGGGTTAAAACATCACCGCTACTCTATCAATGCATTGAATTTATCCCTATAAAAAGCAGCGCCAGTTACCTTGAGTTGCCTATTGCGCCAAACGTCGCTGCCAGCAGTGGGTTGATCATGCTGCCATCGACCGCTATCGACGAGAGCGATCAAATGGTGGTTTACCCATTAACCCCCACTCAAATATATGGTGGTACTGCAGCGGGCAGTGAAGGACATATTTTCGACATTAAGCAGGTGACGGGAAATGACGTTGAGTTTAACCGCCCCGTTCGCTTTGCCCAGGCATCACCTCAGAAGCGCTACTTCATGGTTAATGGTGCCGTGAGTTACTGTTTCTTAGCCTCTGGTGAAGTACGGCGTTATGGCGGTTATAGTTTAACGTCAGTGCAGCCAGCTCCAAGTCAAATGGGAGCAGGTGTGTTGATGGCGGAAAATGTCACCAATAATTTGCAGGTTCAGCCACCTATTAGTTATACCCCAGGAACGCTGATTAATAATGCTGTCGTACAGTTGTCACCACGTTTTGAGGTGAATGGTCAGTCGTTTCAATATCAGCATCAGGTGCAGGTGATCAATGTCCCTTAACTTTCATCGCTCACTCACAAACAGCAACCGAATGTATCGTCGACCCGTTCGGACTCTGCCTATGACTAATATAAAGCTGATTAATCAAAGAGGTAGCGCGCTAGTTATCGGTATCTTTATTATCACGGTAATGTTTTTAATGGCAGCGGCATTGATCAATATTTTGAGCGATGCCGATGAGCAGGTGAATTTAGAAGTATTGGGCACGCGTGCATTTGCCGCCGCCAATAGCGGCGCTGATGTGGCCTTAGCGAGGTTATTTCCGCTAAGTGGCTTAGCAGTTGATCGAGTATGTGCTGCTAACAGTACATGGACACCACCTGATGTTGTTGGCTTCCACGGTTGCTCGGTCAACTTGACCTGTAAGGGGACAGTCGTTACGGGAGTGACTCAGTACCTGATCACCAGCGAAGCGACCTGCTTAGCTGGTAATTGTGATGGCGATAGCTGCATTAGAGTCAATCGCAAGGTGGAGGTAGAGGCCCGTGATTAGAGCTGATTTAAAGTCTGTTTATGCTTTTTGTTTTATCTGTATGTTGTTTTGTAGTGCTGGTCATGCAGCAGACTGGACTCAGACTTTTAAAGAAGGGGTGAATAACTACACTGCTGATGGCTATATTTATTTAAATACTGCAACAATTCGCAACGCTCCTTCAAACGCTAAGTTACCGACGTACAATTATTATCAAGGCGGCGACTCTAGATTTGAGTCCTGTATTGCTAGTAACGGTCGAAATGCCAAGCCTTGTAGAAAGGGGAATTATGTTGCGAATAAACCAAATGATATCTTCGAGTTCTCTCAATGTGAATCCCATAGTCATGTCGATATTAAACCACAATGGGGAAGTGGAATAACAGAGATCCCCGAGGGTGAGTATCGCAACATTGAGCTTGGATTAGGGGATAGCCATGGTATTGAGTTTACGTCAGCTAATGAATCTGGAATTTATAAAATTAAACGTTTAACTATTCGTTCTGGTAGTTTAAAGCTGGCTGCGGGTCAATATTGGATTGAAGACCTCGTTTTAAATTATGGCGTCAGACTGGTTTTCCCCGATTCAGGTCAAGTGAGCTTCTTTATTAAGAATGATTATAC
Protein-coding sequences here:
- a CDS encoding tetratricopeptide repeat protein; translation: MSVINTMLKDLDKRQQSHGVDELPVPELQYQRAATSKLPWVLLILVSGLLVLGGGIAWQRLTLLQQDNLQLTQTIERTVSNVLPARSTQVVPPVAVPNNILDKSTIAADTGVDEVNVAQSPMVKGAVTDSLDQVKGSAKQQVLIADDNGPKDTEAAMVTANALASSKTNAEPDTAVAEVTVEKITKAPSAKPSTKSSGSGSGAMAITEVRLSPTELAQKRFGLAQSAQNDGRIKQAQALFAEAVKINPAMHEARQHLAALYYGQGMLSEAESVLAQGLVLYPQEYDYALLQARVYEAAGLLDKALVALTQIPDSNTLAKQKWTMQSHLAQQSKAYELAEQSYRKLARAEPQQAKWWMGLAYALDSQSQFSAAKQAYQQALAQRGLSNQAIAFIDSRLAQLGEIE
- a CDS encoding GspE/PulE family protein, with amino-acid sequence MKPKLKMRLGDLLVQEQIITNDQLMQALAEQKNSGKKLGRTLIDLASITEDQLLQFLSQQLNIPFLDISRRAIAPQVVNLLPEVQARRYRALIVEDLGDSVLVAMSDPADLQAMDNIEVLLAPKTITIAVVTETQLLEAFDNLYRRTGEIAQIAGKLDEEYAADDQFDLASLTDVDSDNETTVVKLLQSIFEDAVQMRASDIHIEPGDKVLRIRQRIDGQLQENILPEVNIAAALVLRLKLMAGLDISEKRLPQDGRFHMEIKGHQIDVRMSTMPIYHGESVVMRLLDQSAGLLTLNETGMPPSMLARIRKQIKRPHGMLLVTGPTGSGKTTTLYGVLSELNTADRKIITVEDPVEYQLPRINQVQVNHKIGLNFSNVLRTTLRQDPDIIMVGEMRDQETVEIGLRGALTGHFVLSTLHTNDAVTSALRLLDMGAASYLVASALRVIVAQRLVRRVCQNCAQAYQPSAQDIAWLKSVTHQDFSEATFKMGTGCQSCNGSGYRGRIGVFEILELDDGMIDAMRSGNPQDFAAAAYNSPNFTPLAESALEYLAQGLTTIEEVEKLVEDVSENQIPLSTEMINHSKVEG
- a CDS encoding type II secretion system F family protein, encoding MPVYQYRGRDSQGKAVTGQLDAVSESAAADQLMSRAVIPLELNETKPKREFNLGKLLKGKVGLDELQIFTRQMYSLTRSGIPILRAIAGLAESTHSKRMKEALRDISEQLTSGRPLSSAMNHHPDVFDALFVSMIHVGENTGRLEDAFIQLSGYIEREQETRRRIKAAMRYPIFVLIAVALAMVVLNIMVIPKFADMFSRFGADLPWATKLLIGTSNFFVNYWYLLLAGLGAMFIGIRYWHNSEKGEKQWDEWKLKIPAVGSIIERSTLSRYCRSFSMMLSAGVPMTQALSLVADAVDNAYMHDRIVGMRRGIESGDSMLRVSNHSKLFTPLVLQMVAVGEETGQIDQLLNDAADFYEGEVDYDLKNLTAKLEPILIGIVAVIVLILALGIYLPMWDMLNVVKGGK
- a CDS encoding type II secretion system protein, whose translation is MTSIMATKKQQGFSLIELVIVIVILGILAATAIPRFLNVTDDAEDASVDGVSGGIATAVSFVRSQWEVDGRNNNSVVLDGTNISLDRRFGFPTGLTSGSNVVSATAMTNASCQEVFANILQNAPRNVLVTQDARNQRYTARVVTGAGGNGVTIDGTTVNNLDLCVYHQVSSLTLDQASGIPTPAPDLATAGAKGVLYNPGTGQVLSFTN
- a CDS encoding prepilin-type N-terminal cleavage/methylation domain-containing protein; this encodes MNKQKGFTLIELVVVIIILGILAVTAAPKFINLQSDARASTLDGLKASLQGANSLVYSKAAIQGLDSKATATVIIDDKGDTDESNDVTVDAVYGYLNNASADLVKVLDIDTTSTSPEWTIVDTPTAVTTTITGAIIIHPGDKAPSDTAKCWVEYKHPAAKGAAPTYKVEDSGC
- a CDS encoding type II secretion system protein; this encodes MNKQNGFTLIELVVVIIILGILAVTAAPKFINLQSDARASTVKGLESAIKGADSLVHSKSLIAGNETVASTESPAPKVTVATGETVNLNYGHATPVWTDSLDNMLDINAAASGTGTEWLYVPAADAKSIYFYPQGQNSPIATTDAGTCYVQYVNDLTAYGPITVNTVVTGC
- a CDS encoding pilus assembly FimT family protein, whose translation is MEKQQGFTLVELVTTIMLIAILSVVVLPRFFTGSSYSAFTLRDEFIGELRRVQLMAMNNQDRCYGVNVTASDYRMMIYQTDCSSTIVTGTTQNLPSNTAINLNGNTSFALVFARDGGITSCGAGCVIKVSADETLDITIESQGYIHGR
- a CDS encoding type IV pilus modification PilV family protein; protein product: MPKGVSFHSVTAYHRMQGFTLIELVVGMLVLGIALVMLSTMLFPQADRAAETLHRVRSAEVAHSLLNEIWGKRYDQNSNPNGGVPACDAAARSDLGLPAGDACTDEVDFGAAGLARNAYRDVDDYHGLTQSSQMLNSSRTYAEEYVNYQLSVSVTYPYSDKNSKLVTINVTTPNGEVITYNALRSNY
- a CDS encoding PilW family protein; its protein translation is MNNRFSGLKARSQNLGFTLVEMVTVIIILGILVVGVSSFVILGTRIFIESTSVDQVLSQSRFAIERMTRELRNALPNSIRVKTSPLLYQCIEFIPIKSSASYLELPIAPNVAASSGLIMLPSTAIDESDQMVVYPLTPTQIYGGTAAGSEGHIFDIKQVTGNDVEFNRPVRFAQASPQKRYFMVNGAVSYCFLASGEVRRYGGYSLTSVQPAPSQMGAGVLMAENVTNNLQVQPPISYTPGTLINNAVVQLSPRFEVNGQSFQYQHQVQVINVP
- a CDS encoding MSHA biogenesis protein MshP; amino-acid sequence: MTNIKLINQRGSALVIGIFIITVMFLMAAALINILSDADEQVNLEVLGTRAFAAANSGADVALARLFPLSGLAVDRVCAANSTWTPPDVVGFHGCSVNLTCKGTVVTGVTQYLITSEATCLAGNCDGDSCIRVNRKVEVEARD